One Pseudomonas entomophila genomic window carries:
- the pdxY gene encoding pyridoxal kinase PdxY — MKRTPHLLAIQSHVVFGHAGNSAAVFPMQRVGVNVWPLNTVQFSNHTQYGQWAGEVLAPAQIPALVEGISNIGELGNCDAVLSGYLGSAEQGRAILAGVARIKAVNPKALYLCDPVMGHAEKGCIVPTEVSEFLLEEAVAKADILCPNQLELDSFCGRRAESLEDCVGMARGLLERGPRIVLVKHLNYPGRADDAFEMLLVTSEESWHLRRPLLAFPRQPVGVGDLTSGLFMARLLLGDSDVQAFEFAAAAVHEVLLETQACASYELQLVRAQDRIAHPRVRFEAQRLPY, encoded by the coding sequence ATGAAACGTACGCCGCACTTGCTCGCCATTCAGTCCCACGTGGTCTTTGGACACGCCGGCAACAGCGCCGCGGTGTTTCCCATGCAGCGGGTCGGGGTCAACGTCTGGCCGCTCAACACCGTGCAGTTCTCCAACCATACTCAGTATGGACAGTGGGCCGGGGAAGTGCTTGCCCCAGCGCAAATTCCCGCGTTGGTGGAAGGCATTTCCAACATCGGCGAGCTGGGCAACTGCGACGCGGTGCTGTCGGGTTATCTGGGCAGCGCCGAGCAAGGCCGGGCGATCCTGGCCGGGGTCGCGCGAATCAAGGCGGTCAACCCCAAGGCGTTGTACCTGTGCGACCCGGTCATGGGCCACGCCGAAAAGGGCTGCATCGTCCCTACCGAGGTGAGCGAGTTCCTGCTCGAGGAGGCCGTCGCCAAGGCCGACATACTCTGCCCCAACCAGCTTGAACTGGACAGTTTCTGCGGCCGGCGTGCCGAGTCCCTCGAGGATTGCGTGGGCATGGCCCGTGGCCTGCTGGAGCGTGGGCCGCGTATCGTGCTGGTCAAGCACCTGAACTACCCTGGGCGCGCCGACGATGCGTTCGAAATGCTGCTGGTGACGAGCGAGGAGAGCTGGCACCTGCGCCGGCCTTTGCTGGCCTTCCCACGCCAGCCGGTCGGGGTGGGGGACCTGACCTCGGGGCTGTTCATGGCCCGGCTGCTGTTGGGGGACAGCGACGTGCAGGCGTTCGAGTTCGCGGCGGCGGCGGTGCATGAGGTGCTACTGGAAACCCAGGCCTGCGCCAGCTACGAACTGCAGCTGGTGCGGGCCCAGGATCGCATCGCCCATCCACGGGTGCGCTTCGAGGCGCAGCGACTTCCGTACTAG
- the folE2 gene encoding GTP cyclohydrolase FolE2, whose amino-acid sequence MTSLTLPDIAKQSAQQPLPLDWVGMCGIAVPLQFEGRHLSAFADAGVSLDDGSARGIHMSRLYLALEALEGEALTPPLIRRVLGQFLLSHEGLSQSAHLRLQFDHLLKRPALVSPLAGWKRYPVTIDARLNGEMFHVELSVDIPYSSTCPCSAALARQLIQAQFDRDFAEQAADRQSMRAWLGSSSGIVATPHSQRSMAKLQIRLVGDEMPITALIDKAEAALGTAVQTAVKRADEQAFALANGQNLMFCEDAARRLNLALRQIDWIAGFTVRVEHAESLHAHDAVAVSRFQR is encoded by the coding sequence ATGACCAGCCTTACCCTTCCCGACATCGCCAAACAGAGTGCACAACAACCCTTGCCACTGGACTGGGTGGGCATGTGCGGTATTGCCGTGCCGTTGCAGTTCGAGGGGCGCCACCTGAGTGCGTTCGCCGATGCGGGGGTCAGCCTGGATGACGGCTCGGCGCGGGGCATTCATATGTCACGGCTGTATCTGGCGCTGGAGGCGCTGGAAGGAGAAGCGCTGACCCCACCGCTCATTCGCCGGGTACTCGGGCAGTTCCTGCTCAGCCATGAGGGCCTTTCGCAGAGCGCCCACCTGCGCCTGCAGTTCGACCACCTGCTCAAACGCCCTGCCCTGGTCAGCCCGCTGGCCGGTTGGAAACGCTATCCCGTGACCATCGACGCACGACTGAACGGTGAAATGTTCCACGTGGAACTATCAGTAGATATTCCCTACTCCTCAACCTGCCCTTGCTCAGCCGCGCTGGCCAGGCAACTGATCCAGGCACAGTTCGACAGGGATTTCGCGGAACAGGCAGCGGACCGGCAAAGCATGAGGGCATGGCTGGGCAGCAGCAGCGGCATCGTTGCAACGCCCCATAGCCAGCGCAGCATGGCGAAGCTACAGATACGCCTGGTGGGGGATGAGATGCCGATCACCGCGTTGATCGACAAGGCCGAAGCAGCCCTGGGCACAGCGGTGCAGACCGCCGTGAAACGTGCCGACGAGCAGGCCTTCGCCTTGGCCAATGGCCAGAACCTGATGTTCTGCGAGGATGCCGCCCGACGCCTGAACCTGGCCTTGCGCCAGATCGATTGGATAGCGGGGTTCACTGTGCGCGTGGAACATGCAGAAAGCCTGCATGCCCACGACGCGGTGGCGGTGAGTCGGTTCCAGAGGTAG
- the lpdA gene encoding dihydrolipoyl dehydrogenase: MKSYDVVIIGGGPGGYNAAIRAGQLGLSVACVEGRSTLGGTCLNVGCMPSKALLHASELFEAASGEEFAHLGIEVKPTLNLAQMMKQKDESVTGLTKGIEYLFRKNKVDWVKGWGRLDGVGKVIVKAEDGSETLLQAKDIVIATGSEPTPLPGVTIDNQRIVDSTGALALPQVPKHLVVIGAGVIGLELGSVWRRLGAEVTVIEYLDRICPGTDNETAKTLQKALAKQGMTFKLGSKVTQATASADGVSLTLEPAAGGTAETLQADYVLVAIGRRPYTQGLNLESVGLETDKRGMLANDHHRSSVPGIWVIGDVTSGPMLAHKAEDEAVACIERIAGKPHEVNYNLIPGVIYTRPEMATVGKTEEQLKAEGRAYKVGKFPFTANSRAKINHETEGFAKVIADANTDEVLGVHLVGPSVSEMIGEFCVAMEFAASAEDIALICHPHPTRSEALRQAAMNVDGKAMQI, from the coding sequence ATGAAATCCTATGACGTGGTGATCATCGGCGGCGGCCCCGGCGGCTACAACGCAGCCATCCGTGCCGGCCAGCTGGGTCTGAGCGTGGCCTGTGTCGAAGGCCGTTCGACCCTCGGCGGCACCTGCCTGAACGTGGGCTGCATGCCCTCCAAGGCACTGCTGCATGCCTCCGAGCTGTTCGAAGCGGCCAGTGGCGAGGAATTCGCGCACCTGGGTATCGAGGTCAAGCCGACCCTGAACCTGGCCCAGATGATGAAGCAGAAAGACGAAAGCGTGACCGGCCTGACCAAGGGCATCGAGTACCTGTTCCGCAAGAACAAGGTCGACTGGGTCAAGGGCTGGGGCCGCCTGGATGGCGTTGGCAAGGTGATCGTCAAGGCCGAGGATGGCAGCGAGACCCTCCTGCAGGCCAAGGATATCGTCATCGCCACCGGCTCCGAACCCACGCCACTGCCCGGCGTGACCATCGACAACCAGCGCATCGTCGACTCCACCGGCGCGCTCGCCCTGCCCCAGGTTCCCAAGCACCTGGTGGTGATCGGTGCCGGTGTGATCGGCCTGGAGTTGGGGTCAGTCTGGCGTCGCCTGGGGGCTGAAGTGACCGTGATCGAGTACCTGGACCGCATCTGCCCAGGCACCGACAACGAGACTGCGAAGACGCTGCAGAAGGCCTTGGCCAAGCAGGGCATGACCTTCAAGCTCGGCAGCAAGGTGACTCAGGCCACGGCCTCGGCCGACGGTGTCAGCCTGACCCTGGAGCCCGCCGCCGGTGGCACCGCCGAAACCCTGCAGGCCGACTATGTGCTGGTGGCCATCGGCCGGCGCCCGTACACCCAAGGCCTGAACCTGGAGAGCGTGGGGCTGGAAACCGACAAGCGCGGCATGCTCGCCAACGATCACCACCGTAGTTCGGTGCCCGGCATCTGGGTGATCGGCGACGTCACCTCAGGCCCCATGCTGGCGCACAAGGCCGAGGACGAAGCGGTCGCCTGCATCGAGCGCATCGCCGGCAAGCCCCACGAGGTCAACTACAACCTGATCCCGGGTGTCATCTATACCCGCCCTGAAATGGCCACGGTCGGCAAGACCGAAGAACAGCTCAAGGCCGAGGGCCGCGCCTACAAGGTCGGCAAGTTCCCCTTCACCGCCAACAGCCGCGCCAAGATCAACCACGAGACCGAGGGCTTCGCCAAGGTCATCGCCGATGCCAACACCGACGAGGTGCTGGGCGTGCACCTGGTCGGTCCGAGCGTCAGCGAGATGATCGGTGAGTTCTGCGTGGCGATGGAGTTCGCCGCCTCCGCCGAAGACATCGCCCTGATCTGCCACCCCCACCCGACCCGCTCCGAGGCCCTGCGCCAGGCGGCGATGAATGTGGATGGCAAGGCAATGCAGATCTGA
- the zigA gene encoding zinc metallochaperone GTPase ZigA has product MPNRLPVTVLSGFLGAGKSTLLNHVLRNRDDLRVAVIVNDMSEINIDASEVQRNVSLNRAEEKLVEMSNGCICCTLREDLLEEVARLAREGRFDYLLIESTGISEPLPVAETFTFRDEQGRSLSDMARLDTMVTVVDGLNFLRDYQAADSLASRGETLGEEDERSISDLLIEQVEFADVLLLSKIDLISQHEREELIAILRSLNARAQILPMVMGQVALSRILDTGLFDFDQAAQAPGWLKELRGEHVPETEEYGIAATTWQARRPFHPQRFHDFIHKPWSNGRLLRSKGFFWLASKYQEAGSWSQAGGMMRHGLAGRWWRFVPREQWPQDGDDRAAILKQWSPEAGDCRQELVFIGQNIDFARLSTELDACLLDDDEMELGPLAWLRLPDPFGAWHEEEAA; this is encoded by the coding sequence ATGCCCAACCGTCTTCCCGTCACCGTGCTGTCCGGCTTCCTGGGCGCCGGCAAGAGCACGCTGCTCAACCACGTCTTGCGCAATCGCGACGACCTGCGTGTCGCCGTGATCGTCAACGACATGAGTGAAATCAACATCGATGCCAGTGAAGTCCAGCGCAATGTCAGCCTCAATCGCGCCGAGGAGAAACTGGTGGAGATGAGCAATGGCTGCATCTGCTGCACCCTGCGCGAGGATCTGCTGGAGGAAGTTGCCCGGCTGGCGCGGGAGGGCCGCTTCGATTACCTGCTGATCGAGTCGACCGGCATCTCCGAACCCCTGCCGGTTGCCGAGACGTTCACGTTCCGTGACGAACAAGGCCGCAGCCTCTCCGACATGGCGCGGCTGGACACCATGGTCACGGTAGTCGACGGCCTCAATTTCCTGCGCGACTACCAGGCTGCCGACAGTCTTGCCAGCCGTGGTGAAACGCTAGGTGAAGAGGACGAGCGTTCGATCAGTGATTTGCTGATCGAACAGGTCGAGTTCGCCGATGTGCTGTTGTTGAGCAAGATCGACCTGATCAGCCAGCACGAACGCGAAGAGTTGATCGCCATCCTGCGCAGCCTCAATGCCCGGGCTCAGATACTGCCCATGGTGATGGGCCAGGTCGCGCTTTCGCGCATCCTCGACACCGGCCTGTTCGACTTCGACCAGGCCGCCCAGGCGCCAGGATGGTTGAAGGAGCTGCGCGGCGAGCATGTGCCGGAAACCGAGGAGTACGGTATCGCTGCCACCACCTGGCAGGCGCGCCGGCCGTTCCATCCGCAACGCTTCCATGACTTTATCCACAAGCCCTGGAGCAATGGGCGGTTGCTGCGCTCCAAGGGGTTCTTCTGGCTGGCCAGTAAATACCAGGAAGCCGGCAGTTGGTCCCAGGCCGGCGGCATGATGCGCCATGGCCTGGCCGGGCGCTGGTGGCGCTTTGTGCCTCGTGAGCAGTGGCCGCAGGATGGGGACGATCGGGCCGCGATTCTCAAGCAGTGGTCGCCCGAAGCGGGAGACTGTCGTCAGGAACTGGTGTTCATCGGGCAGAACATCGACTTTGCAAGGTTATCCACAGAGCTGGATGCCTGCCTGCTGGATGATGACGAAATGGAACTGGGACCGCTGGCCTGGTTACGGCTGCCTGATCCGTTCGGTGCCTGGCACGAAGAGGAGGCCGCGTGA
- a CDS encoding DUF3301 domain-containing protein — MLTLENLFVLMLVATAGAWLWHNHGLREKALARVKQHCMKLDLELLDDAVALKRIAFVRDANGKKRLARIYNFEFTVTGEQRHPGTVTQFGAHTMQIELAPYPFEIKTPPRTDNVIEMQQWRQEHNRWRN, encoded by the coding sequence ATGCTGACCCTGGAAAACCTTTTCGTCCTGATGCTGGTGGCGACCGCAGGCGCCTGGCTGTGGCACAACCACGGGCTGCGCGAAAAGGCCCTGGCCAGGGTCAAGCAGCATTGCATGAAGCTCGACCTGGAGCTGCTCGATGACGCCGTGGCGCTCAAGCGCATCGCCTTCGTGCGCGATGCCAATGGCAAGAAGCGCCTGGCGCGCATCTACAACTTCGAGTTCACCGTTACCGGTGAGCAACGCCATCCCGGCACCGTCACGCAGTTCGGCGCCCACACCATGCAGATCGAACTCGCGCCCTACCCCTTCGAGATCAAGACGCCGCCGCGCACCGACAACGTCATCGAAATGCAGCAGTGGCGCCAGGAGCACAACCGCTGGCGTAACTGA
- a CDS encoding DUF1826 domain-containing protein — protein sequence MSAVDIRQVFGESPQIMTEILQDGINLAVWQRRLPAQVEDFAALVLSLGQPLADERVIEVDERQPPRLPGLLREAQDLHGYDGFVADVCWLVAAYTCLLGARRVGLRLRVLDNAMCPRFHVDHVPLRLLSSYAGTGSEWLEEGAIDRSRLLSDQPPVDNIRRLAVGDVALLKGEKWQGNEGGGLIHRSPQASSGNRRLLLSLDWLA from the coding sequence GTGAGCGCTGTGGATATCCGCCAGGTTTTCGGCGAGTCGCCCCAGATCATGACGGAGATTCTTCAGGACGGCATCAACCTGGCGGTATGGCAGCGACGCCTGCCCGCCCAGGTGGAAGATTTCGCCGCGCTGGTACTCAGTCTTGGCCAGCCCCTGGCGGATGAGCGGGTGATCGAGGTGGATGAACGGCAGCCACCCCGGCTGCCAGGTTTGCTCAGGGAGGCGCAGGACCTGCATGGCTATGACGGCTTTGTCGCCGACGTGTGCTGGCTGGTGGCGGCCTACACCTGCCTGTTGGGCGCTCGACGGGTCGGGTTGCGTCTGCGTGTGCTGGACAATGCGATGTGCCCCCGTTTCCATGTGGATCATGTGCCGCTGCGGTTGCTGAGCAGTTATGCAGGCACAGGCAGCGAGTGGTTGGAAGAAGGCGCAATCGATCGATCACGCTTGCTCAGCGACCAACCGCCTGTGGATAACATTCGCCGCCTGGCGGTGGGTGATGTCGCGTTGCTCAAGGGCGAGAAATGGCAGGGCAACGAGGGCGGCGGACTTATCCACCGTTCGCCGCAGGCTTCTTCAGGCAATCGGCGGTTGTTGCTGAGCCTGGATTGGCTCGCTTGA
- a CDS encoding CobW family GTP-binding protein codes for MLQNIPTHVIAGPLGAGKTSLIRHLMSQRPANERWAVLVNEFGQIGLDAALLAGDEDGIAIGEVAGGCLCCVNGAPFQVGLARLLRKARPDRLFIEPSGLGHPQQLLQQLEQAPWTDVLAVQPLLMVLDAQAMARGEALPEAQQLALPAAGLLVLNKSSAVDSQTRLLITGRLPALPSVWVDHGALPLTRLAGFSTERKDCSDTNRQVVDNPIPALAALWTDPTRPLCQAQQGEGGWSIGWRWHPSQRFDAARLRAFLQIWPWRRAKGVIHSDLGWLSFNGLDGQLPDWQPSEWRKDSRVELIFADAQPEDELQEALAACRLCA; via the coding sequence ATGCTGCAGAACATCCCTACCCATGTGATCGCCGGCCCGTTGGGGGCCGGCAAGACCAGCTTGATCCGCCATCTGATGAGCCAGCGTCCGGCTAATGAACGCTGGGCGGTGCTGGTCAACGAATTTGGGCAGATTGGCTTGGATGCCGCGCTGTTGGCAGGCGATGAAGACGGCATTGCCATTGGCGAAGTGGCGGGGGGCTGCCTTTGCTGTGTCAACGGCGCGCCGTTCCAAGTCGGGCTGGCACGTCTCCTGCGCAAGGCACGCCCCGATCGCTTGTTCATCGAGCCTTCGGGGCTGGGTCATCCCCAGCAGTTGCTGCAACAACTTGAGCAAGCACCCTGGACGGATGTATTGGCTGTGCAGCCATTGCTCATGGTGCTGGATGCTCAGGCCATGGCCCGTGGCGAAGCCTTGCCTGAAGCGCAGCAATTGGCGTTGCCCGCTGCAGGGTTGCTGGTGTTGAACAAGTCGTCCGCTGTGGACAGCCAGACCCGCCTGTTGATAACTGGCAGATTGCCCGCGTTACCAAGTGTTTGGGTCGATCACGGCGCCTTGCCTTTGACCCGGCTGGCGGGCTTTTCCACAGAAAGGAAGGATTGTTCTGATACAAATCGACAGGTTGTGGATAATCCAATCCCGGCGCTTGCTGCCCTGTGGACAGACCCAACTCGGCCGCTATGCCAGGCCCAGCAGGGCGAAGGTGGCTGGAGCATCGGCTGGCGCTGGCACCCCAGCCAACGCTTCGACGCGGCAAGATTGCGCGCCTTTCTCCAAATCTGGCCATGGCGCCGGGCCAAGGGTGTTATCCACAGCGACCTGGGCTGGCTGTCGTTCAATGGGCTCGATGGGCAGTTGCCCGACTGGCAGCCGAGCGAGTGGCGCAAGGATTCGCGGGTGGAACTGATTTTCGCCGATGCGCAACCCGAGGACGAGCTGCAGGAGGCGCTTGCCGCGTGCCGGCTGTGTGCCTGA
- a CDS encoding glutamine synthetase, whose protein sequence is MKSPGIAALLLVTLPAPVFAMPHTDLALCTRSATLLACQDSQGNYYSVRTEGSTFYLRGYEVAGKRLWAQTNSRYGPLTFFTGLASDGEAWVGYSRRVGWTTLNRVSSSSGQRFDLHCSLIGGCR, encoded by the coding sequence ATGAAATCACCTGGCATCGCTGCATTGCTGCTGGTCACCCTGCCGGCCCCGGTATTTGCCATGCCCCACACCGACCTCGCCCTGTGCACCCGCAGCGCCACCTTGCTCGCCTGCCAGGACAGCCAGGGCAACTACTACAGCGTTCGCACCGAAGGCAGCACCTTCTACCTGCGCGGCTATGAAGTGGCAGGCAAACGGTTATGGGCGCAAACCAACAGCCGCTATGGCCCGCTGACCTTCTTCACCGGCCTGGCCAGCGACGGTGAAGCCTGGGTCGGTTACAGCCGGCGTGTCGGCTGGACCACCCTCAATCGTGTTTCCAGTTCCAGCGGCCAACGCTTCGACCTGCATTGCAGCCTGATCGGCGGCTGCCGCTGA
- the cls gene encoding cardiolipin synthase codes for MDYHSPYFFGYLIGLIHLLGIIAALHAVFTVRTAQGAIAWALSLLFIPYFTLIPYLIFGARSFYAYIQARRQANQEMHVAMANLNWRPWVEEALTARESDSYAALRAMPKLGRMPCLANNEVKLLIDGEATFKAIFAAIDAARHTVLVQFFIIHDDTLGRQLQQLLIRKAAEGVQVFVLYDRVGSHALPGSYSQVLRDGGVQIQAFATRRGWFNRFQVNFRNHRKIVVVDGVRGFLGGHNVGDEYLGANPHLSPWRDTHVQIAGPVLACLQESFAEDWYWATRQLPPLILPDTYPENGVLCQALASGPADPQETCALFFLEAIHSATRRVWITSPYFIPDEAIFAALRLAVLRGVDVRVLIPSRPDHRIVYAASSLFAFEAVRAGVRMFRYQPGFLHQKVVLVDDEVSAIGSANLDNRSFRLNFEITLLTVDRAFADQVEQMLQSDFDQAREITAEDSRDTHRLQQLGMRIARLISPIL; via the coding sequence ATGGATTACCACAGCCCCTACTTCTTCGGTTACTTGATCGGCCTGATTCATCTGCTCGGCATCATCGCCGCGCTGCACGCGGTGTTCACCGTACGCACCGCCCAAGGTGCGATCGCCTGGGCCTTGTCATTACTGTTCATCCCCTACTTCACCCTCATCCCTTACCTGATCTTCGGTGCCCGCTCGTTCTACGCCTACATCCAGGCGCGTCGCCAGGCCAACCAGGAAATGCACGTGGCCATGGCCAACCTCAACTGGCGCCCCTGGGTGGAAGAGGCGTTGACCGCGCGCGAGTCCGACAGTTACGCAGCCTTGCGAGCAATGCCCAAGCTCGGGCGGATGCCTTGCCTAGCCAATAATGAAGTCAAGCTGCTGATCGACGGCGAAGCCACCTTCAAGGCGATCTTCGCAGCCATCGACGCAGCCCGGCACACGGTGCTGGTGCAATTCTTCATCATTCACGACGATACCCTGGGCAGGCAGTTGCAACAGTTGCTGATACGAAAGGCCGCCGAAGGGGTGCAGGTATTCGTGCTCTATGACCGGGTCGGCAGCCACGCCTTGCCGGGCAGCTACAGCCAGGTGCTGCGCGACGGCGGTGTGCAGATCCAGGCGTTCGCCACCCGCCGCGGCTGGTTCAACCGCTTCCAGGTCAACTTCCGCAACCACCGCAAGATCGTCGTGGTGGATGGCGTGCGTGGCTTCCTCGGTGGGCACAACGTGGGTGATGAGTACCTCGGCGCCAATCCCCATCTATCGCCCTGGCGCGATACCCACGTGCAGATCGCCGGCCCGGTGCTGGCCTGCCTGCAGGAGTCGTTCGCCGAGGACTGGTACTGGGCCACGCGCCAGCTGCCACCGCTGATCCTGCCAGACACCTACCCCGAAAACGGCGTGCTCTGCCAGGCGCTGGCCAGCGGGCCGGCGGACCCACAGGAAACCTGTGCGCTGTTCTTCCTCGAGGCTATCCACTCGGCTACCCGCCGGGTGTGGATCACCAGCCCCTACTTCATCCCCGACGAAGCGATTTTCGCAGCCCTGCGCCTGGCCGTGCTGCGCGGGGTGGATGTTCGCGTCCTGATCCCCTCGCGCCCGGATCATCGCATCGTCTACGCCGCCTCCAGCCTGTTCGCCTTCGAGGCGGTGCGCGCCGGGGTGCGCATGTTCCGTTACCAGCCGGGGTTCCTGCATCAGAAGGTGGTGCTGGTGGACGATGAGGTAAGCGCCATCGGCAGCGCCAACCTGGACAACCGCTCCTTCCGCCTGAATTTCGAGATCACCCTGCTGACCGTCGATCGCGCCTTCGCGGATCAGGTGGAACAAATGCTGCAAAGCGACTTCGACCAGGCCCGGGAGATCACGGCGGAGGACAGCCGTGACACCCACCGCCTGCAACAGTTGGGGATGCGCATCGCGCGATTGATTTCACCGATTCTCTAA
- a CDS encoding DUF3617 domain-containing protein, translating into MKIRLPLLALVLGLGSPLVHAQMLQPGLWELTTSNMQVDGKPLPDMAFMLGQLKNLPPEQRAMMEGVLAKQGISVGGKGVRSCLTPEQVRTNDIPLQDPQSGCTQKITERNGKVWKFQFSCPKAQGQGQATFLSDREFLTKVNGTFNASGVQQAGSMDTRAVWLGNDCGTVKPRS; encoded by the coding sequence ATGAAGATTCGCCTGCCACTGCTTGCCCTGGTCCTGGGGCTGGGCAGCCCGTTGGTACATGCGCAGATGTTGCAACCTGGCTTGTGGGAGCTCACCACCAGCAACATGCAGGTCGATGGCAAGCCATTGCCGGACATGGCCTTCATGCTGGGCCAACTGAAGAACCTGCCGCCCGAACAACGGGCAATGATGGAGGGGGTGCTGGCCAAGCAGGGTATCAGCGTGGGCGGCAAGGGCGTGCGTTCGTGCCTGACGCCGGAGCAGGTCCGCACCAATGACATCCCGCTGCAGGACCCGCAGTCCGGGTGCACCCAGAAGATCACCGAGCGCAATGGCAAAGTCTGGAAGTTCCAGTTCAGTTGCCCGAAGGCCCAGGGGCAAGGCCAGGCCACGTTCCTCAGCGACCGGGAGTTCCTGACCAAGGTCAACGGCACCTTCAACGCGTCTGGGGTTCAGCAGGCTGGCAGTATGGACACCCGCGCGGTATGGCTGGGCAACGACTGTGGAACAGTCAAGCCGCGCAGCTGA
- the cfaB gene encoding C17 cyclopropane fatty acid synthase CfaB has protein sequence MLAQLPPALQSLHLPLRVKLWDGNHFDLGPSPQVTILVKEPQLIAQLTHPSLAELGAAFVEGKLELEGDIGEVIRVCDELSEALLKGEDEPRAVRTAHDKRTDAEAISYHYDLSNEFYQLWLDPDMAYSCAYFKEPDNTLAQAQQDKFDLLCRKLRLQAGDYLLDVGCGWGGLARFAAREYGTRVFGITLSKEQLQLARERVKEEGLEDKVDLQILDYRDLPEDGRFDKVVSVGMFEHVGHANLELYCRKLFSAVREGGLVMNHGITAKHVDGRPVGRGAGEFIDRYVFPHGELPHISMISASIGEVGLEVVDVESLRLHYAKTLNHWSENLENQLHRAAALVPEQALRIWRLYLAGCAYAFSKGWINLHQILAVKPYADGHHDLPWTREDLYR, from the coding sequence ATGCTTGCGCAACTTCCACCCGCGTTGCAGAGCCTGCACTTGCCTTTGCGCGTCAAGCTGTGGGACGGCAACCACTTCGATCTGGGGCCCAGCCCGCAGGTCACCATCCTGGTCAAGGAACCCCAACTGATCGCCCAGCTCACCCACCCCAGCCTGGCCGAGCTGGGTGCAGCCTTCGTCGAGGGCAAGCTGGAGCTGGAAGGCGATATCGGCGAGGTCATCCGCGTCTGTGACGAGCTCAGTGAAGCGCTGCTCAAGGGTGAAGACGAACCGCGGGCCGTCCGTACCGCGCACGACAAGCGCACCGACGCCGAAGCCATCTCCTATCACTACGACCTGTCCAACGAGTTCTATCAGCTGTGGTTGGATCCGGACATGGCCTACTCCTGCGCCTACTTCAAGGAGCCCGACAACACCCTGGCCCAGGCGCAACAGGACAAGTTCGATCTCCTGTGCCGCAAGCTGCGCTTGCAGGCCGGGGACTACCTGCTCGATGTCGGTTGCGGCTGGGGTGGGCTGGCGCGTTTCGCCGCCCGTGAATACGGCACCAGGGTGTTCGGTATCACCCTGAGCAAGGAGCAATTGCAGCTGGCCCGTGAACGGGTCAAGGAAGAGGGGCTGGAAGATAAGGTCGATCTGCAGATACTCGACTACCGCGACCTGCCCGAGGATGGCCGTTTCGACAAGGTGGTCAGTGTGGGCATGTTCGAACATGTCGGCCACGCCAACCTGGAACTGTATTGCCGGAAGTTGTTCAGCGCGGTGCGCGAGGGTGGCCTGGTGATGAACCACGGCATCACCGCCAAGCATGTGGACGGCCGGCCGGTCGGGCGTGGTGCGGGTGAGTTCATCGACCGCTATGTCTTCCCCCATGGCGAGCTGCCGCACATCTCGATGATCAGCGCCAGCATTGGTGAGGTGGGCCTGGAAGTGGTCGATGTGGAGAGCTTGCGCCTGCACTATGCCAAGACCCTCAACCATTGGAGCGAGAACCTGGAGAACCAGCTGCACCGCGCAGCAGCGCTGGTGCCTGAGCAGGCCCTGCGTATCTGGCGCCTGTATCTGGCCGGCTGTGCCTACGCGTTCTCCAAGGGTTGGATCAACCTGCACCAGATTCTCGCCGTGAAGCCTTATGCGGATGGGCACCATGACCTGCCGTGGACGCGTGAGGATCTCTACCGCTGA